Proteins encoded together in one Acanthochromis polyacanthus isolate Apoly-LR-REF ecotype Palm Island chromosome 12, KAUST_Apoly_ChrSc, whole genome shotgun sequence window:
- the plekha8 gene encoding pleckstrin homology domain-containing family A member 8 isoform X2, which yields MEGVLHKWTNYISGWQPRWFVLDGGTLSYYDSQEDAWKGCKGSIKISVCEIQVHSSDSTRFDLTIPGEQYFYLKAINAAERQKWLVALGTAKACLTDNRTKREKELQENTEALKTKMSELRLYCDLLLQQVNKIKENDELGETAEMGLDTGNLVKSTCTTFLKTLEECMQIANRTFSTDMASQSPPGTPPITAIKPQKIKPINHLNQNLGEKWRDLAETSGEAIAHDNQSLDSGAEGPDEPDRPEHYTSPSDVESASSSVHEERVHPTFHTTQNTSEIEHYDQPAEGAEDNEGDEAEEQTQHKEDQSQEHDSNNIEVSAVQLQQEDVSDQEETREEGENPRDSTESEDTEQVDTFFSTMSHRFSDIRLDDDNGIPTQEFLDSCYAIVPVLDKLGSTVFAPVKMDFVGNIKKIHQKLLSDNDSFPTLQSIVLHEVQTEVAKVRNSATEALLWLKRGLKFLKEFLSEVNAGEQDIQGALNNAYGKTLRQYHGWVVRGVFALALRAAPSYQSFAAALVSREGDELTRSFTIGMHRDLGVYLPAMERQLAILDSLYEEYNLESDEVV from the exons ATGGAAGGTGTACTGCACAAGTGGACCAATTACATAAGTG gttgGCAACCTCGTTGGTTTGTGCTTGACGGAGGAACTTTGTCGTACTATGACTCTCAAGAAGATGCCTGGAAGGGTTGCAAAGGCAGCAttaaaatttcagtttgtgaaATCCAAG TTCATTCCTCTGACTCCACACGATTTGACCTGACCATACCAGGAGAGCAGTACTTTTACCTCAAAGCCATCAATGCAGCCGAGAGGCAGAAATGGCTTGTTGCCCTGGGAACAGCCAAAGCTTGCCTTACAGACAACCGAACCAAGAGAGAAAAAG AACTTCAGGAGAACACAGAAGCGTTAAAAACTAAGATGTCAGAACTCAGATTATATTGTGACCTTCTTCTCCAGCAAGTAAACAAGATCAAGGAGAATGATGAGCTAGGAGAAACTGCAGAG ATGGGCTTAGACACTGGAAACTTGGTGAAATCTACATGCACTACTTTCCTCAAGACTCTGGAGGAATGTATGCAGATAGCGAATCGTACTTTCAGCACAGATATGGCATCACAGAGTCCGCCAGGAACTCCTCCCATCACAGCCATCAAACCCCAGAAG ATTAAGCCCATCAATCATTTAAATCAGAACCTTGGAGAAAA GTGGAGAGATTTGGCCGAAACCTCAGGAGAAGCAATAGCACATGACAACCAGAGTCTTGATTCTGGAGCAGAGGGACCAGATGAACCAGATAGACCAGAACATTATACTTCCCCATCAG ACGTCGAATCAGCCAGCAGCTCAGTTCACGAGGAGCGAGTCCATCCCACTTTCCACACTACCCAGAATACCTCTGAGATTGAACACTATGACCAGCCAGCAGAGGGAGCGGAGGACAATGAAGGAGACGAAGCAGAGGAGCAGACACAGCACAAAGAGGACCAAAGTCAGGAGCACGACAGCAACAACATTGAAGTATCCGCTGTCCAGCTACAACAGGAGGACGTTTCAGACCAAGAAGAGACTCGAGAAGAGGGAGAAAATCCCAGAGACTCAACAGAGTCAGAAGACACAGAGCAGGTGGACACGTTCTTCAGCACAATGAGTCACAG ATTTAGTGATATAAGACTGGATGACGACAATGGTATCCCTACACAAGAGTTTTTGGACTCATGCTATGCAATAGTGCCTGTATTAG ACAAACTGGGATCTACAGTGTTTGCCCCTGTTAAAATGGATTTTGTTGGAAATATCAAG AAAATTCACCAGAAGCTGCTGTCAGACAACGACAGCTTCCCCACACTCCAGTCCATCGTGCTGCATGAAGTTCAGACTGAAGTTGCCAAAGTGCGCAACTCGGCCACCGAGGCTCTGCTGTGGCTCAAACGAGGCCTGAAGTTCCTCAAGGAGTTTCTGTCGGAGGTCAACGCCGGAGAACAAGACATCCAGGGAGCACTGA ATAATGCTTATGGAAAGACTCTGCGGCAGTACCACGGATGGGTTGTTCGAGGCGTGTTTGCT TTGGCGCTGAGAGCTGCCCCGTCTTATCAAAGCTTCGCCGCTGCCTTAGTGTCCAGAGAGGGCGACGAGCTGACGCGCAGCTTCACCATCGGCATGCATAGAGACCTGGGAGTTTACCTGCCCGCCATGGAGAGGCAGCTGGCCATCCTGGATTCACTGTATGAAGAATACAACCTGGAGTCTGATGAGGTGGTGTGA
- the plekha8 gene encoding pleckstrin homology domain-containing family A member 8 isoform X1, protein MEGVLHKWTNYISGWQPRWFVLDGGTLSYYDSQEDAWKGCKGSIKISVCEIQVHSSDSTRFDLTIPGEQYFYLKAINAAERQKWLVALGTAKACLTDNRTKREKELQENTEALKTKMSELRLYCDLLLQQVNKIKENDELGETAEMGLDTGNLVKSTCTTFLKTLEECMQIANRTFSTDMASQSPPGTPPITAIKPQKIKPINHLNQNLGEKWRDLAETSGEAIAHDNQSLDSGAEGPDEPDRPEHYTSPSVCLLFHADVESASSSVHEERVHPTFHTTQNTSEIEHYDQPAEGAEDNEGDEAEEQTQHKEDQSQEHDSNNIEVSAVQLQQEDVSDQEETREEGENPRDSTESEDTEQVDTFFSTMSHRFSDIRLDDDNGIPTQEFLDSCYAIVPVLDKLGSTVFAPVKMDFVGNIKKIHQKLLSDNDSFPTLQSIVLHEVQTEVAKVRNSATEALLWLKRGLKFLKEFLSEVNAGEQDIQGALNNAYGKTLRQYHGWVVRGVFALALRAAPSYQSFAAALVSREGDELTRSFTIGMHRDLGVYLPAMERQLAILDSLYEEYNLESDEVV, encoded by the exons ATGGAAGGTGTACTGCACAAGTGGACCAATTACATAAGTG gttgGCAACCTCGTTGGTTTGTGCTTGACGGAGGAACTTTGTCGTACTATGACTCTCAAGAAGATGCCTGGAAGGGTTGCAAAGGCAGCAttaaaatttcagtttgtgaaATCCAAG TTCATTCCTCTGACTCCACACGATTTGACCTGACCATACCAGGAGAGCAGTACTTTTACCTCAAAGCCATCAATGCAGCCGAGAGGCAGAAATGGCTTGTTGCCCTGGGAACAGCCAAAGCTTGCCTTACAGACAACCGAACCAAGAGAGAAAAAG AACTTCAGGAGAACACAGAAGCGTTAAAAACTAAGATGTCAGAACTCAGATTATATTGTGACCTTCTTCTCCAGCAAGTAAACAAGATCAAGGAGAATGATGAGCTAGGAGAAACTGCAGAG ATGGGCTTAGACACTGGAAACTTGGTGAAATCTACATGCACTACTTTCCTCAAGACTCTGGAGGAATGTATGCAGATAGCGAATCGTACTTTCAGCACAGATATGGCATCACAGAGTCCGCCAGGAACTCCTCCCATCACAGCCATCAAACCCCAGAAG ATTAAGCCCATCAATCATTTAAATCAGAACCTTGGAGAAAA GTGGAGAGATTTGGCCGAAACCTCAGGAGAAGCAATAGCACATGACAACCAGAGTCTTGATTCTGGAGCAGAGGGACCAGATGAACCAGATAGACCAGAACATTATACTTCCCCATCAG tgtgtctgttgtttCACGCAGACGTCGAATCAGCCAGCAGCTCAGTTCACGAGGAGCGAGTCCATCCCACTTTCCACACTACCCAGAATACCTCTGAGATTGAACACTATGACCAGCCAGCAGAGGGAGCGGAGGACAATGAAGGAGACGAAGCAGAGGAGCAGACACAGCACAAAGAGGACCAAAGTCAGGAGCACGACAGCAACAACATTGAAGTATCCGCTGTCCAGCTACAACAGGAGGACGTTTCAGACCAAGAAGAGACTCGAGAAGAGGGAGAAAATCCCAGAGACTCAACAGAGTCAGAAGACACAGAGCAGGTGGACACGTTCTTCAGCACAATGAGTCACAG ATTTAGTGATATAAGACTGGATGACGACAATGGTATCCCTACACAAGAGTTTTTGGACTCATGCTATGCAATAGTGCCTGTATTAG ACAAACTGGGATCTACAGTGTTTGCCCCTGTTAAAATGGATTTTGTTGGAAATATCAAG AAAATTCACCAGAAGCTGCTGTCAGACAACGACAGCTTCCCCACACTCCAGTCCATCGTGCTGCATGAAGTTCAGACTGAAGTTGCCAAAGTGCGCAACTCGGCCACCGAGGCTCTGCTGTGGCTCAAACGAGGCCTGAAGTTCCTCAAGGAGTTTCTGTCGGAGGTCAACGCCGGAGAACAAGACATCCAGGGAGCACTGA ATAATGCTTATGGAAAGACTCTGCGGCAGTACCACGGATGGGTTGTTCGAGGCGTGTTTGCT TTGGCGCTGAGAGCTGCCCCGTCTTATCAAAGCTTCGCCGCTGCCTTAGTGTCCAGAGAGGGCGACGAGCTGACGCGCAGCTTCACCATCGGCATGCATAGAGACCTGGGAGTTTACCTGCCCGCCATGGAGAGGCAGCTGGCCATCCTGGATTCACTGTATGAAGAATACAACCTGGAGTCTGATGAGGTGGTGTGA
- the fkbp14 gene encoding peptidyl-prolyl cis-trans isomerase FKBP14, whose translation MNFISLCSVLPSLLAFVTGGKLPEPEVEVEVIDKPIMCYRKSKYGDMLLVHHEGFLESNGTMFYSSRIHGDKNPVWFTLGIREVLKGWDKGLQNMCTGERRKLTVPPSLAYGKEGKGKIPPGSTLIFDIELLEIRNGPRSHDSFREMDLDDDWKLSKHEVKEYLKKEFQKHGYSPNDTHHEVMVEDIFKNEDEDKDGFISAREFTYQHDEL comes from the exons ATgaattttatttctctttgttcGGTTCTGCCCTCATTGCTTGCGTTTGTCACTGGTGGAAAACTTCCTGAGCCCGAAGTTGAAGTTGAGGTAATAGACAAGCCAATCATGTGTTACCGAAAATCAAAATATGGAGACATGCTTCTTGTTCATCACGAGGGATTCCTGGAGAGCAATGGCACCATGTTTTATTCCAG CCGCATACATGGTGACAAAAATCCTGTGTGGTTTACTCTGGGGATCCGAGAAGTGCTCAAAGGCTGGGATAAAGGTCTGCAGAACATGTGCACAGGAGAGCGCAGGAAGCTGACCGTCCCTCCATCACTGGCATACGGCAAGGAAGGAAAAG GCAAGATCCCTCCAGGCAGCACTCTGATTTTTGACATTGAACTCCTGGAGATCCGAAATGGTCCCAGATCACATGATTCCTTCCGGGAAATGGATCTGGATGATGACTGGAAGCTGTCGAAACACGAG GTGAAAGAGTATTTGAAGAAGGAATTTCAGAAACATGGCTACTCACCCAATGACACACACCATGAAGTGATGGTCGAAGACATCTTCAAAAACGAGGATGAGGATAAAGATGGTTTTATATCTGCCAGGGAGTTCACCTACCAGCACGATGAGCTCTAA
- the colq gene encoding acetylcholinesterase collagenic tail peptide isoform X1, translating to MTLLTLGLYLPLWFSYGLVQSSFLDSFVSFPAALRSQEQQKRFNPCCLLSPPPPPLFPPPPSLWRRHAHHEGISHHGGGSESGNEDKGSACVRGLPGPAGPPGPQGPPGLPGIGGPKGEKGEIGRPGQKGRTGPPGLPGKQGSAGWPGPSGAKGEKGDPGLMGLPGARGPIGPRGLPGYKGEKGSRGDRGENGVKGDKGAMGFPGMLGQKGEMGPKGEPGISGNRGPTGRPGKRGKQGMKGDPGNVGPMGPAGPQGTPGHPGPPGSPATGVYMVGAKGARGPPGLPGKCSCSSLSGSPFDDYSSAGNYPKVPAIFVVSNEEELERLRTDNALAFRKDQRSLYFKDIDGWLPIQTFPFQLTPFQSMENAPDDEGYCGDGIVQISNGEECDDRNRVVTDGCVKCKHAYCGDGYRYEGAEECDGKDFGYQTCNSYLPGSYGHLKCTPQCFIDSTNCKYFT from the exons ATGACTCTCCTAACACTTGGACTCTATCTGCCACTGTGGTTTTCCTATGGCCTGGTTCAGTCCTCCTTCCTGGACAGCTTTGTTTCATTCCCTGCCG CTCTCAGATCCCAGGAGCAGCAGAAGAGATTCAACCCGTGCTGTTTACTGAGTCCACCTCCACCCCCACTGtttcctccacctccttcaCTTTGGCGCCGCCACGCTCAT cATGAAGGCATTTCGCATCATGGTGGTGGGTCTGAGTCAGGTAATGAGGACAAAGGTTCTGCTTGCGTCCGAGGCCTCCCTGGTCCTGCTGGTCCTCCTGGACCTCAG GGTCCACCTGGATTACCTGGGATAGGAGGGCCTAAAGGAGAAAAG GGAGAAATCGGAAGACCTGGGCAAAAG GGTCGGACCGGGCCTCCTGGACTTCCTGGGAAACAGGGATCAGCTGGATGGCCGGGACCAAGTGGGGCCAAA GGTGAGAAAGGTGACCCAGGGCTGATGGGTTTGCCTGGAGCCAGAGGACCAATTGGGCCAAGG GGATTACCTGGCTATAAAGGGGAAAAG GGTTCTCGAGGTGACCGCGGTGAGAATGGAGTTAAAGGAGATAAA GGTGCCATGGGTTTCCCAGGAATGCTTGGACAAAAA GGTGAAATGGGTCCAAAAGGAGAACCTGGAATCTCAGGAAACAGAGGACCCACGGGCCGACCAGGAAAGAGAGGCAAGCAG GGGATGAAAGGAGACCCAGGAAACGTTGGTCCGATGGGACCTGCAGGCCCACAGGGAACTCCAGGTCACCCCGGTCCTCCTGGCTCACCTGCCACAG GAGTCTACATGGTCGGCGCAAAGGGAGCTCGTGGTCCACCGGGGCTTCCAGGAAAGTGTAGCTGCAGCTCTCTCAGTGGTTCTCCCTTTGATGATTACAGCTCTGCAGGAAACTATCCTAAAGTGCCAGCG ATCTTCGTGGTGAGCAATGAGGAAGAACTGGAGCGCCTCCGCACAGATAATGCTCTTGCATTCCGAAAAGACCAGAGATCTCTCTATTTCAAAGACATCGACGGCTGGCTGCCAATCCAG ACTTTTCCATTCCAGCTGACACCCTTCCAGTCCATGGAAAATGCACCCGATGATGAAGGTTACTGTGGTGATGGGATCGTGCAGATCTCTAATGGGGAGGAGTGTGATGACAGGAACAGAGTTGTCACAGACGGCTGTGTCA AGTGTAAACATGCCTACTGTGGAGACGGATACCGCTATGAAGGGGCTGAGGAGTGTGATGGGAAAGACTTTGGATACCAGACGTGTAACTCATATCTTCCAGG GTCATACGGTCACCTCAAGTGCACACCCCAATGCTTTATCGACTCCACAAACTGCAAATACTTCACTTGA
- the colq gene encoding acetylcholinesterase collagenic tail peptide isoform X2 produces MQSSFLDSFVSFPAALRSQEQQKRFNPCCLLSPPPPPLFPPPPSLWRRHAHHEGISHHGGGSESGNEDKGSACVRGLPGPAGPPGPQGPPGLPGIGGPKGEKGEIGRPGQKGRTGPPGLPGKQGSAGWPGPSGAKGEKGDPGLMGLPGARGPIGPRGLPGYKGEKGSRGDRGENGVKGDKGAMGFPGMLGQKGEMGPKGEPGISGNRGPTGRPGKRGKQGMKGDPGNVGPMGPAGPQGTPGHPGPPGSPATGVYMVGAKGARGPPGLPGKCSCSSLSGSPFDDYSSAGNYPKVPAIFVVSNEEELERLRTDNALAFRKDQRSLYFKDIDGWLPIQTFPFQLTPFQSMENAPDDEGYCGDGIVQISNGEECDDRNRVVTDGCVKCKHAYCGDGYRYEGAEECDGKDFGYQTCNSYLPGSYGHLKCTPQCFIDSTNCKYFT; encoded by the exons ATGCAG TCCTCCTTCCTGGACAGCTTTGTTTCATTCCCTGCCG CTCTCAGATCCCAGGAGCAGCAGAAGAGATTCAACCCGTGCTGTTTACTGAGTCCACCTCCACCCCCACTGtttcctccacctccttcaCTTTGGCGCCGCCACGCTCAT cATGAAGGCATTTCGCATCATGGTGGTGGGTCTGAGTCAGGTAATGAGGACAAAGGTTCTGCTTGCGTCCGAGGCCTCCCTGGTCCTGCTGGTCCTCCTGGACCTCAG GGTCCACCTGGATTACCTGGGATAGGAGGGCCTAAAGGAGAAAAG GGAGAAATCGGAAGACCTGGGCAAAAG GGTCGGACCGGGCCTCCTGGACTTCCTGGGAAACAGGGATCAGCTGGATGGCCGGGACCAAGTGGGGCCAAA GGTGAGAAAGGTGACCCAGGGCTGATGGGTTTGCCTGGAGCCAGAGGACCAATTGGGCCAAGG GGATTACCTGGCTATAAAGGGGAAAAG GGTTCTCGAGGTGACCGCGGTGAGAATGGAGTTAAAGGAGATAAA GGTGCCATGGGTTTCCCAGGAATGCTTGGACAAAAA GGTGAAATGGGTCCAAAAGGAGAACCTGGAATCTCAGGAAACAGAGGACCCACGGGCCGACCAGGAAAGAGAGGCAAGCAG GGGATGAAAGGAGACCCAGGAAACGTTGGTCCGATGGGACCTGCAGGCCCACAGGGAACTCCAGGTCACCCCGGTCCTCCTGGCTCACCTGCCACAG GAGTCTACATGGTCGGCGCAAAGGGAGCTCGTGGTCCACCGGGGCTTCCAGGAAAGTGTAGCTGCAGCTCTCTCAGTGGTTCTCCCTTTGATGATTACAGCTCTGCAGGAAACTATCCTAAAGTGCCAGCG ATCTTCGTGGTGAGCAATGAGGAAGAACTGGAGCGCCTCCGCACAGATAATGCTCTTGCATTCCGAAAAGACCAGAGATCTCTCTATTTCAAAGACATCGACGGCTGGCTGCCAATCCAG ACTTTTCCATTCCAGCTGACACCCTTCCAGTCCATGGAAAATGCACCCGATGATGAAGGTTACTGTGGTGATGGGATCGTGCAGATCTCTAATGGGGAGGAGTGTGATGACAGGAACAGAGTTGTCACAGACGGCTGTGTCA AGTGTAAACATGCCTACTGTGGAGACGGATACCGCTATGAAGGGGCTGAGGAGTGTGATGGGAAAGACTTTGGATACCAGACGTGTAACTCATATCTTCCAGG GTCATACGGTCACCTCAAGTGCACACCCCAATGCTTTATCGACTCCACAAACTGCAAATACTTCACTTGA